The region TCGCCCACGTAGTGGGTGAAGTAATAGGCCACTACGCCGTACTTGATGCCGTTAAACAGCATGGTCAGAAAGCCCAGACCCAGAACCATCAGCCAGGGTTTGTTGGTGAGCAGGTCGATCAGGTCCCGCTGTGACGGGGTGGTGGCGCTCTCGGGCATGCGGATCAGGCGCCGTACAAAATAGCCGGTACCCGCCAGAACCAGCAGACACACCAGCCCGGTGATGGTCGGGTCGAGGGTATAGCGGGCATCCGGGCCCTGGGTCAGGCTGTAGAAAAAAGCCGATATGGCCATCAGTGGCACAATGATCAGGGGCAGGTTGAACGCCAGATCCTTCAGTTCCTGGCCGAGAGACGCCTGGTTGGCTGCCGACTCGACCCGTTCACGAGTGGTGACGAAGGTGATGATACAGAGTGTGACCAGCAGTGCCGCGAACACGTACATGGTCCGCTGGTACCCTTGGGCGGAATCGCCCTGGCCAAAATACTCCACCATCATGGGGGTGAAGCCCATCACCAGAATGCCGCCCAGAAAGGCGCCGGCAAAACGGTAGCCGGAGAGCACGCTGCGCTCATTGTGACTGGGGGTCATTACGCCCATCAGGGCGGAGTAGGGGACGTTGTTCACCGTGTAGGCCAGGGTCAGGCCGATGTAGGTGAAGTAGGCCCAGACCAGCTTCATCTCGGGGCTGAGGTCGGGGGCGGTAAAGGCCAGCACCATAAACAGGCCCAGCACCGGGGCGGACCAGAGAATCCAGGGGCGGAAGCGCCCGTGGCGGGACTGGGTACGGTCAGCCACCATGCCCATCACAATGTCGGTCATACCGTCCGACAGGCGTACCAACAATAGCAGTAGCGCCGCGGCCGCGGCGGAAATGCCGAGGGTGTCGGTATAGAAAATGGCGAGGTAGGGCAGTGCACCGCGCCATACCAGATTGGCGGCGGCATCACCCATGGCGTAGCCGGATTTCTCGAGAAGCGATAGTTTGTGCTGGGAAGGTTCGTTCACTGAACACCTCATTATTTATTATGTGGTTGTGTGGAAGCCGGAGCCTGTGCCGATTGCGGGAGGCGCCTGCAGGAGGCGGCATCCCTCAGGCCCACAGGGTTCTCTGATGTGGTCCCTGCGACTGTAAGCGGAGCTAGGATAATCGCCTCTCCCGAGGTTGTACAGCCGGATGAGAGGTTGGATGCCAGTGATCGGGGGTGTGCGGGCGGAGCGGCGCTTGCAATGCATTGTGGAACCGGTTACATTTGCGCCTCTTTCAGCGTTCACGGGGCGTTTTGCCGTGCCGTGAATGGCCATGACAACGGGATCGGCACTCAACACGGGTTGACCGCGACCCCGTCAATAATAATGGGACTCTTCACTATGCAGTTCAATCTCGCCCCGTTGGATCTCGCGATCATCCTGCTGTACGGCGTTGCCACCCTCGGGGTGGGTCTGTGGGTGTCGCGTCGGGCTTCGGACAATATCCGCAGTTATTTTCTGGGTGGCAACAAACTGCGCTGGTATTACCTGGGTATTTCCAACGCCTCCGGGCAATTCGATATCAGCGGTACCATGTGGCTGGTGTCGTTGCTGTTCATCTATGGGCTGACCAGCATCTACATTCCCTGGCTCTGGCCGGTGTTCAACCAGATTTTCCTGATGGTTTTCCTCTCGGTGTGGTTGCGCCGCTCCGGGGTGATGACTGGCGCGGAATGGATCACTTTCCGGTTTGGAGATGGTCTGGGCGCGCGCCTCTCACACCTGAGCGTGGTGGCCTTCGCACTGATTGGCGTGCTGAGCTTTCTGGCCTACGGTTTTATCGGGATCGGCAAGTTCGCCGCCGTGTTTCTGCCCTGGCAATTACATCCCGACACTTACTGGAATGAAATCTATTACGGTCTGATCATCACGGCGGTCACGACGGTGTATGTGGTCAAGGGCGGCATGTTCAGTGTGGTATTCACCGAGGTGCTGCAGTTCTTCATCATGACCATCGCCTGTGTGGCGGTGGGTATCATTGCCATGCAGCAGGTCTCCCCCGAGGTGTTGCAGGCGATCATCCCCGACGGGTGGACCAGTGTGGGCATTGGGTGGACGCTCGATCTGGACTGGGGCGGTACCCTGGAAGCGGCCAACGCACGCATCGCCGCCGACGGCTACGATCTGTTTGGTGTGTTCTTCATGCTCATGTTGCTCAAGGGCATTCTGGTGAGCATGGCGGGCCCGGCGCCCAACTACGATATGCAACGCATTCTCTCTGCCCAGTCACCCGTTGAAGCGGCCAAGGTCAGTTGGTTTGTCAATGTGGTGATGCTGTTTCCGCGCTATATGCTGATTACCGGCCTGACGGTTCTGGCGCTGGCCTTTTTCATGGACGATCTGCGGGCCATGGGCGATGCGGTGGATTTTGAGCAGATACTGCCGTTAGCCATGAAGCACTATGTTCCCACGGGTTTACTCGGGCTGCTGATTGCCGGCTTGCTGGCCGCGTTCATGTCCACTTTTGCCGCGACCACCAATGCGGCGCCGGCCTATGTGGTCAATGATATCTACAAGCGCTATATCAACGATGAGGCCGAGCCGAAGCGCTATGTCTATTTGAGCTATCTGGTCTCCATCGCATTTGTGGTGGTGGGCGTTGGCATTGGGCTGTTTATCCCCACGCTGCACGAAATCATTTCCTGGATTGTCAGTGGGCTCTACGGTGCCTACGCGGCCTCCAATGTGCTGAAGTGGTATTGGTGGCGCTTTAACGGTTACGGATACTTCTTTGGCATGGTGGTGGGGTTGATCATTGCCCTGGCGCTGCCGGCGATGACCGATCTGGACCCGCTGTACGCCTTCCCCTACATGTTGGTGGCCTGTCTGCTGGCCTGCGTGCTGGCATCGTTACTGACCGCGCCGGATGATATCGAGGTGCTCAAGCGTTTCTATGTGAAAGTGCGTCCCTGGGGGTTCTGGGGGCCGGTGCGAGAAGCGGTGCAGGCCGACCATCCCGGGGTGAAGGTCAACCCGCACTTTGCCCGCGATGCGCTCAATG is a window of Marinimicrobium sp. C6131 DNA encoding:
- a CDS encoding sodium:solute symporter family protein, producing MQFNLAPLDLAIILLYGVATLGVGLWVSRRASDNIRSYFLGGNKLRWYYLGISNASGQFDISGTMWLVSLLFIYGLTSIYIPWLWPVFNQIFLMVFLSVWLRRSGVMTGAEWITFRFGDGLGARLSHLSVVAFALIGVLSFLAYGFIGIGKFAAVFLPWQLHPDTYWNEIYYGLIITAVTTVYVVKGGMFSVVFTEVLQFFIMTIACVAVGIIAMQQVSPEVLQAIIPDGWTSVGIGWTLDLDWGGTLEAANARIAADGYDLFGVFFMLMLLKGILVSMAGPAPNYDMQRILSAQSPVEAAKVSWFVNVVMLFPRYMLITGLTVLALAFFMDDLRAMGDAVDFEQILPLAMKHYVPTGLLGLLIAGLLAAFMSTFAATTNAAPAYVVNDIYKRYINDEAEPKRYVYLSYLVSIAFVVVGVGIGLFIPTLHEIISWIVSGLYGAYAASNVLKWYWWRFNGYGYFFGMVVGLIIALALPAMTDLDPLYAFPYMLVACLLACVLASLLTAPDDIEVLKRFYVKVRPWGFWGPVREAVQADHPGVKVNPHFARDALNVVVGVVWQTALVAMPIFMVIQHWQEFALATLVVVLTSLFLWRNWWCKLEDYPDDMPAEMVREADAHIVSRH
- a CDS encoding MFS transporter, coding for MNEPSQHKLSLLEKSGYAMGDAAANLVWRGALPYLAIFYTDTLGISAAAAALLLLLVRLSDGMTDIVMGMVADRTQSRHGRFRPWILWSAPVLGLFMVLAFTAPDLSPEMKLVWAYFTYIGLTLAYTVNNVPYSALMGVMTPSHNERSVLSGYRFAGAFLGGILVMGFTPMMVEYFGQGDSAQGYQRTMYVFAALLVTLCIITFVTTRERVESAANQASLGQELKDLAFNLPLIIVPLMAISAFFYSLTQGPDARYTLDPTITGLVCLLVLAGTGYFVRRLIRMPESATTPSQRDLIDLLTNKPWLMVLGLGFLTMLFNGIKYGVVAYYFTHYVGDAALAGIYFMVLLAVSIVAALTAGYLGRLLGKKTLFIISLAVSGALTCLIVFLPPEQYLWVFVIGGAAEFFAAFMPVLTFSMLGDTADYSEWKHGRRATGLFYSAGTFIQKTGGGFAGALVLVVLAGYGYVGTDPDTIKAATAGMVHLMSWIPALFAFLAILLLVVYPLNAERMNQIEYELRLRRREAGVSDS